The window TCCAACGGCCCTCCCTGTACCCCCTGAAAATCTAACAGAAGCTATTGGTTATGACAAGAAGCTAAGGGAAAACTTGACGTATTTTGTCTTGACAAAGGATTTTGGCGATGTTACGGTGGCGCCGATTCTGGACCCTGTTGGTGCACTCCAGAAACTGTCATAGAATCACCGATTTTCTTTGCTGAGGTGTTTTGTGGCATCACTTCCGGATATTGAACATATCAAGCAGATGGAGACCACCCTAGCGCAGAATCCCCGTTCACTGGTCTTTGCCCAGCTGGCGGATGCCTACCGACGGGAGGGAAGGCTCGAGGAGGCAATAGAAATCTGCCAAGAGGGACTCACTCACCATGTGACCTATGCTAGCGCCTATATGGTCCTGGGCCGGGGCTTTAAGGAAAAAGGGGATCTCCTGCCAGCGCGAGAGGCTTTTCAGCGCGTCCTCGGACTTGACCCGGAAAGCGTCTTGGCTCACCACTTCCTGGGGGAGATTGCCGAGGCGCGGGATGAGATTCCAGAGGCCCTGGACGCCTATAGGGCCGCACTAATTTTCCATCCATTCGACAAGGAGATCCGAACAGCCGTCGAGCGGCTCCAGGCCCGTACCGAGGGCGAAGTAAGGACAATCCCCCCGGAGGTTCCAAAGAGAGTCCAAGAACCTCCTGCTTCCGAGACGGAGCCTCTGCCAACCGAGACACTTGGCGACTTGTATGCAGCCCAGGGCCTTCATGATCAGGCAGCCGAGA is drawn from Candidatus Methylomirabilota bacterium and contains these coding sequences:
- a CDS encoding tetratricopeptide repeat protein, with product MASLPDIEHIKQMETTLAQNPRSLVFAQLADAYRREGRLEEAIEICQEGLTHHVTYASAYMVLGRGFKEKGDLLPAREAFQRVLGLDPESVLAHHFLGEIAEARDEIPEALDAYRAALIFHPFDKEIRTAVERLQARTEGEVRTIPPEVPKRVQEPPASETEPLPTETLGDLYAAQGLHDQAAEIYGRVMAEAPDRKDLADKHQDALTRGQGPGGRETTASIGRDDEALRLLEAWRDAFRKLKEHRQERIEPHETQSDTFRKLESRRGEPVALLKAWRDAFRKLKSAQGGTG